The Flavobacterium piscisymbiosum genome includes a region encoding these proteins:
- a CDS encoding glycoside hydrolase family 43 protein — MPEDSIEQINFEQINKLAISKPLVSHMYTADPSAHVFNGKIYIYPSHDIDAGIPFNDNGDHFGMEDYHVFSMEDIHSEVVDNGVALHVHEVAWAEKQMWAPDAACKNGKYYLYFPAKRANGIFQIGVAISDSPVGPFLPEPDAIKGSYSIDPAVFEDEDGKHYIYFGGIWGGQLQKYRNNKYDQNHEEPTGNEPALGPIVALLKDDMLEFAEDPKEIKILDKNGAILSAGDNERRFFEASWVHKYNDKYYFSYSTGDTHFICYAIGDNPYGPFTYQGRILNPVVGWTSHHSICKVGNEWYLFYHDSSLSKGVTHLRSMKVTKIDYTEDGSIVTIDPYGIRRMID, encoded by the coding sequence ATGCCTGAAGATAGTATTGAACAAATTAATTTTGAACAAATTAATAAATTAGCCATTTCGAAACCTTTAGTTTCGCACATGTACACGGCTGATCCATCGGCGCATGTATTCAACGGGAAAATTTATATTTATCCTTCGCATGATATCGATGCCGGGATTCCATTTAATGATAATGGCGATCATTTTGGTATGGAAGATTATCATGTTTTTTCGATGGAAGATATTCATTCAGAAGTTGTAGACAATGGTGTTGCTTTGCATGTACATGAAGTTGCCTGGGCCGAAAAACAAATGTGGGCGCCGGATGCGGCCTGCAAAAACGGAAAGTATTATTTGTATTTCCCTGCAAAACGTGCCAATGGCATTTTCCAGATTGGTGTTGCTATAAGCGATTCTCCGGTTGGGCCTTTTTTGCCGGAACCAGATGCCATAAAAGGAAGTTACAGTATCGATCCGGCTGTTTTTGAGGACGAAGACGGGAAACATTATATTTATTTTGGCGGAATTTGGGGCGGACAGCTTCAAAAGTACCGAAACAATAAATACGATCAAAATCACGAGGAACCAACAGGAAATGAACCTGCCTTAGGGCCAATAGTTGCTTTGCTTAAAGACGATATGCTGGAGTTTGCCGAAGATCCGAAAGAAATAAAAATTCTGGATAAAAATGGAGCAATCTTGTCAGCGGGAGATAATGAACGTCGTTTTTTCGAAGCTTCCTGGGTACATAAATACAACGATAAATATTATTTCTCCTATTCTACCGGTGATACACATTTTATCTGTTACGCCATAGGAGATAATCCGTATGGGCCTTTTACGTATCAGGGACGAATCCTGAATCCCGTTGTAGGCTGGACTTCGCATCATTCGATTTGTAAAGTCGGGAACGAATGGTATTTGTTTTATCACGATTCGAGCTTGTCAAAAGGAGTGACGCATTTAAGAAGTATGAAAGTAACCAAAATCGATTATACCGAAGATGGTTCGATCGTGACCATAGATCCATACGGGATTAGAAGAATGATCGATTAG
- a CDS encoding endo-1,4-beta-xylanase, giving the protein MKIINPYLLAITTLLLVNCSPKKEVTSLKNSYKDDFYIGTALSASQIEEKNAAEDSLICKEFNAITAENIMKSMFVHPQKDKYDFTLADKFVAFGEKNKMFIHGHTLIWHSQLAPWMEKIKDSTEMKAFMKDHITTIVSKYKGKINSWDVVNEALNEDGTLRKSVFLNTLGESYLVDAFKLAAAADPKVDLYYNDYNLEEPAKREGVIRLVKKIKAAGGKIDGVGSQGHWKLDSPSLEEIEKSILAYSALGVKVAFTELDITVLPNPWDLKGADVNQNFEGNPKMNPYPETLPDSVQTKLAQRYADIFKLFLKHKEKISRVTFWGVHDGQSWLNDWPIKGRTNYPLLFDTKLQPKKAYNSVMQLKEGKE; this is encoded by the coding sequence ATGAAAATTATTAACCCTTACTTACTGGCGATTACCACATTGCTGTTGGTGAATTGTTCCCCTAAAAAAGAAGTCACTTCTTTAAAAAACAGTTACAAAGACGATTTTTACATCGGAACAGCCTTAAGCGCCAGTCAAATTGAAGAAAAAAATGCAGCCGAGGATTCACTGATTTGTAAAGAGTTCAATGCAATAACGGCCGAAAATATCATGAAATCGATGTTTGTGCATCCGCAAAAAGACAAATACGATTTTACTTTGGCAGACAAATTTGTGGCGTTTGGAGAAAAAAACAAAATGTTCATTCACGGACATACTTTGATTTGGCACAGTCAACTCGCGCCATGGATGGAAAAGATTAAGGACAGTACAGAAATGAAAGCTTTTATGAAAGATCATATCACGACGATCGTTTCTAAATATAAAGGAAAAATTAACTCCTGGGATGTTGTCAATGAAGCTTTAAACGAGGATGGAACTTTGCGAAAATCTGTTTTTTTGAATACGCTTGGCGAAAGTTATTTAGTAGATGCTTTTAAGCTGGCAGCAGCAGCAGATCCAAAAGTTGATTTGTATTATAACGATTATAATCTTGAAGAGCCTGCAAAAAGAGAAGGTGTAATTCGATTGGTGAAAAAGATCAAAGCAGCAGGCGGAAAAATTGATGGAGTAGGAAGTCAGGGACATTGGAAACTGGACAGTCCATCATTAGAAGAAATCGAAAAAAGTATTCTGGCCTATTCTGCACTTGGGGTTAAAGTTGCTTTTACAGAATTAGATATTACCGTTTTACCCAATCCGTGGGATTTGAAAGGAGCAGATGTGAATCAGAATTTTGAAGGAAACCCAAAAATGAATCCATATCCTGAAACACTTCCGGATTCTGTTCAGACAAAATTAGCGCAGCGTTATGCCGATATTTTTAAGCTTTTCCTGAAACATAAAGAGAAAATTAGCAGGGTAACCTTTTGGGGCGTTCATGACGGACAATCTTGGTTGAACGACTGGCCAATAAAAGGCAGAACAAACTACCCATTATTGTTTGATACAAAGCTGCAGCCTAAAAAAGCGTACAACAGTGTTATGCAGTTAAAAGAAGGAAAAGAATAA
- a CDS encoding MFS transporter, with the protein MNYISQKLSVKEKIGYSLGDLAANLVFQTLMTYLAYFYTDIYGLSPTDSSIIMLVVGLIAAFIFNPIIGVLADRTNTKWGKFRPWILITAIPLGVIALLAFSTPDFSYHGKVIYAVVTYTLLLLFYASNNLPYSALSGVITGDMSERNSLSSYRFVAVMFAQFFVQVFMLGIIKSAGNGDKAIGIEKVMTALAIIGTIMLLITFLTTKERIIPKPEQKSSIKEDLSDLMKNKPWVIMLTLTTLVFITLAMKGGAYVYYFENYVNKEQLAIFIQPILDILSNIGLNHFGNDPVSAGFGLFNAGGIIFMIVGITLSKNLADTYGKRNIFGLFLFISTLFIMAFYFFPPTSIGLIFFSQIFHGFFYGITIPLLWAMIADVADYSEWLNNRRATAIIFSAMMVGLKAGLSIGGSLTTLFLGYFHYVPNSLTQTATAINGIKLLVSIFPAIPFLVGVGLLFFYKINKKMEEEIEADLKERRT; encoded by the coding sequence ATGAATTACATTTCTCAAAAATTATCCGTTAAAGAAAAAATCGGATACAGCTTAGGTGACTTGGCAGCAAATTTAGTTTTTCAGACCCTGATGACCTATCTGGCTTATTTTTATACAGATATCTACGGATTGTCGCCTACAGATTCTTCAATTATTATGTTGGTTGTGGGGCTAATTGCGGCTTTTATTTTTAACCCTATTATTGGTGTTCTGGCAGACAGAACCAATACAAAATGGGGGAAGTTCAGACCCTGGATTTTAATTACGGCAATACCATTGGGTGTGATTGCTTTACTGGCTTTTTCTACACCTGATTTTTCGTATCACGGAAAAGTAATTTACGCCGTTGTAACCTATACATTATTATTGCTTTTTTATGCCAGTAACAATTTGCCCTATTCTGCGCTAAGCGGAGTAATTACAGGCGATATGAGCGAAAGAAACAGTTTGTCATCGTACCGTTTTGTAGCGGTAATGTTTGCGCAGTTTTTTGTTCAGGTTTTTATGCTCGGCATCATTAAAAGTGCCGGAAATGGAGACAAAGCGATTGGTATCGAAAAAGTTATGACCGCTTTGGCCATTATTGGTACGATCATGTTGTTGATCACTTTTTTGACTACGAAAGAACGTATTATCCCAAAACCGGAGCAAAAATCAAGTATCAAAGAAGACTTAAGCGATTTAATGAAGAATAAGCCGTGGGTAATTATGTTGACTTTGACAACATTGGTATTCATAACTCTGGCGATGAAAGGCGGTGCTTATGTGTATTATTTTGAGAATTATGTCAACAAAGAACAATTGGCGATTTTCATCCAGCCTATTCTGGATATTTTATCAAATATAGGATTAAACCATTTTGGGAATGATCCCGTTTCAGCAGGATTTGGTTTGTTTAATGCCGGCGGAATCATTTTTATGATCGTGGGAATTACATTGTCTAAAAATCTGGCGGATACATACGGAAAACGAAACATTTTTGGATTGTTTTTATTCATTTCGACTTTGTTTATCATGGCGTTTTATTTCTTTCCGCCCACTTCTATTGGTTTGATATTTTTCTCTCAAATCTTTCACGGATTTTTCTACGGGATCACAATTCCACTGCTTTGGGCGATGATTGCTGATGTTGCAGATTACTCAGAATGGCTCAACAACCGTCGTGCTACGGCGATAATATTCTCTGCCATGATGGTAGGATTAAAGGCAGGTTTGAGTATTGGAGGATCTTTAACGACTTTATTTTTAGGCTATTTTCATTATGTGCCCAATTCGTTAACGCAAACTGCAACCGCGATAAACGGAATAAAATTATTGGTGAGTATTTTTCCTGCTATTCCATTTTTGGTTGGAGTTGGTTTATTGTTTTTCTATAAAATAAATAAAAAAATGGAAGAGGAGATAGAAGCCGATTTAAAAGAAAGAAGAACTTAA